The region TTAAAATTGCTCTTCCACTTTCAATATTATAAGTTCCGTGAGAAACCAATTGGCCTCCAAAATTGTACAGCTCAATTGCAACTTCAGTTTTTGTACTTGGAATTTCGATTTCGATACTGCCAGAAGTAGGGTTTGGATAAGCCGAAAGCATTGTTCCTAATTCAGAAGAAGTTACATTTTTGGCAAATATACCTTCGCAAGCTTTTGCGGTAGCAACTTCAACTAATCCGGCTTTATCTAAAGCAACTGTGAAATTTGTATCTGTTGTCTGGAATTGTTCTGTACCATTAACAAATACTGTAAAAGGAGCAGTTCCTTCAGTAATTTCAACATTTACTGTTTTAGCGCTTAGATTAGATTTTCCTGTCGTAGTTGCAGCTTTTTGAATTGTAAAATTGAAATTCTGTTCAAAGTTTTCTTCAGAAATGGTAACAGAGATCGTATAAGTACCAGGAGCTAAACTTGCTATTTTTAGGCTGTTATTGATGAATGAATATGTTTTTCCACCCATAGTTGCTACATAAGCATAAGATCCTTTTGCTGTAATGTTAATTTCTCCATTGTTTTCGCCCTGACAAGATTCACCTTTTGTTTCAACAGTAAAATTGTCATTTGGCAACACAAGAGCAATACCACAATTAGTATTATAAGAAGCCGTAGCATCTTTTTTGTTAACCATTTTTGTATTGGCAACGGTTGCATCATCAACCTGTATACAAGTTAAATTTGGATTGTTTATAAAGTTTAAGTAATAGTCACTTTCGTAATACTGGCTAAAAGCAGTATTATTGCCGTTTTTAATATTTAGTGATACTAAATTATTTGAGCTGCAATTTACAGCTGCAAGTTTTTTGTTTTTTGCAAGATTTAAAGACGTCAATTTATTCTCAGGGCAATATAATGTCCATAAATTGGTATTGTTAGATAAATCTAAAGTAGTCAATTGATTTTTACTGCATGAAAACTGTGATAAGTTTGTATTTGCAGACACATTTAGAGTTGTTAATAGATTGTTGTCGCATCCAAATTGTATTACAGAAGTTACTTTAGAAATATCCAAAGTTTTTAGTCGGTTATTCCCGCAGAAAAGGTAATTTATATATTTGTTGTTTGACAAGTCTATGCTTTCCATTGCGTTATTGGCAAAATTTAAATAGTTTAAATTTGGATTTGCTGTCAGATTTATACTGGTAAGTCTATTGCTGTCAGCATATAAATAGAAAAGTTTCGGATTTTTAGAAAAATCTAAAGAGGTCAATCTATTGCCTTGACAGTTGACAGTATTAAGCTCTGGATTTTTAGAAAAATCTATTTGAGGCAATACATCATTATATCCGCAATCGAATTTTGTCAATAAAGTATTTTTAGAAATATCAACTTTAAGTAGACGATTACCTGCGCAATTTACATCTGTCAAAGCAGTGTTTTTAGAAAGATCTAATATCGTCAAATAATTATATCCGACATATAGTTTTTCAAGTGCTTTAAAGTCTTGTATTCCTGTTAAATCTTTTATTGGAGTGGTTTGTATGTTTGTAGCTTCTGTTAGAATTAATTCTTTTACAGAAGAAATACTAGACGTTAAGACAGCTCCATTAACACCATCTTTATCGATACCAAGAGCAATTAATTTAGTCTCAAAATTGGCATCGGGGATTAATGTAAAACTATTTGCATCACAAACTGTTGAGTAAGAAGCATTAATTTCCTTTGCATTTGCCCAATTAGTATCAGCAAAATCCTTGTTGTCAACCTGGATACAAGTTAAATTTGGATTGCTTTTAAAGTTTCCTGCAGTACTATTTTGCATTTTCGAATTGTTTCCGTTTTTCAGGTTTAAGCTGAATAAATTATTTGAAGAACAATCAACTTCTGTTAATGCAGTATTTTTTGAAAGATCTAAATTTAATAATTGATTTGATTTGGCATTTAATGTTGTGATTGAAACATTTTTTGTCAAATCAATCATTTTTAAATTATTCGAAGAAATATTCAATTGTTTTAAAGAAACAAATCCTTCGATTCCGGCAAGGTTTGAGATAGAACTTGAAGATACATCCAAAGTTGTAATTGATGAAACGCTGGAAGTTAATACTTTACCATTTTTTCCATCAGTATCAATTCCTAAAGCAATTAGCTTGTTTTCGAAATTAGAGTCAGGAATTGTAACAAAAGTATTGCAAAGTGTATTGTAATTTGCTGTAGAATCTTTTAAAGCAGACCAGTTTATGTTGGCATAGTTTTCATCATCTACCTGAATACATTTTAAAGTAGTATTGTTCAGAAACGAAGAAGTCGTTTTGTTAAGCAAAGTGTTTTTGCCATTTTTCAAATCTAAACTAACAAGCTTATTGTTTGAAGCATTCAAAGAAGTTAGAGAAGTATTTTTAGATAAGTCTAGAAATAATAGCTGATTGTCTTTA is a window of Flavobacterium crocinum DNA encoding:
- a CDS encoding T9SS type A sorting domain-containing protein — its product is MKTKLLLLLLLANFSIYAQTNLVPNGDFETWSVSSKPDNWFQYFSGYISKSTVAQNGTSSINMMVASGTFNFINTDYFPVTAGKTYRVTLYHKLAKGTFSSIDVSLYHKPGTFKTEIIKNSDFTFSATEWRKIEFQYTATVSENIEVDIYTYGSLNSEILVDNVSMVDVNEEQYTIIPDREFESYLNYIGADKDGVNGKVLTRNISSIKTLDVSYYTWNIKDLTGIEDFTALESLVFRGNTGKISTLNVSKNLKLKNLDVSSNALTALDVSNNLELENLNFGTNKLTTLDVSKNTKLKTLKFESNQLTSITISNNKELVDFNCYNNKITSLDLTQNPLLTDLNFAYNAITSIDLSKNTLLKNLSCQGSKLTELNISKNTLLELVRAYTNSLTTLDVTNQPNLKTLECYENKLTSLDLSKNTLLTGLACSRNELKELNLSNNKELVALDCLLNKITTIDVTQNTKLTRLAVHNNSLTKLDVTKNLLLEQLTIDSNQITEIDLSSNTKLQLFSSRDVPLKSLDLSKNTALTSLYFGGSRIESLDLSKNTKLTYASITSNKLLYDLNLKNGNNAALDVSLLKNLSLTCISVDNKANADQKWSTKKDEWANFSVDCRPFTLIPDSKFEDQLIALKIDIDGKNGQVLTASIAQIKTLDVSGSGISDLTGIQDFTSLETLNCKDNQLLFLDLSKNTSLTSLNASNNKLVSLDLKNGKNTLLNKTTSSFLNNTTLKCIQVDDENYANINWSALKDSTANYNTLCNTFVTIPDSNFENKLIALGIDTDGKNGKVLTSSVSSITTLDVSSSSISNLAGIEGFVSLKQLNISSNNLKMIDLTKNVSITTLNAKSNQLLNLDLSKNTALTEVDCSSNNLFSLNLKNGNNSKMQNSTAGNFKSNPNLTCIQVDNKDFADTNWANAKEINASYSTVCDANSFTLIPDANFETKLIALGIDKDGVNGAVLTSSISSVKELILTEATNIQTTPIKDLTGIQDFKALEKLYVGYNYLTILDLSKNTALTDVNCAGNRLLKVDISKNTLLTKFDCGYNDVLPQIDFSKNPELNTVNCQGNRLTSLDFSKNPKLFYLYADSNRLTSINLTANPNLNYLNFANNAMESIDLSNNKYINYLFCGNNRLKTLDISKVTSVIQFGCDNNLLTTLNVSANTNLSQFSCSKNQLTTLDLSNNTNLWTLYCPENKLTSLNLAKNKKLAAVNCSSNNLVSLNIKNGNNTAFSQYYESDYYLNFINNPNLTCIQVDDATVANTKMVNKKDATASYNTNCGIALVLPNDNFTVETKGESCQGENNGEINITAKGSYAYVATMGGKTYSFINNSLKIASLAPGTYTISVTISEENFEQNFNFTIQKAATTTGKSNLSAKTVNVEITEGTAPFTVFVNGTEQFQTTDTNFTVALDKAGLVEVATAKACEGIFAKNVTSSELGTMLSAYPNPTSGSIEIEIPSTKTEVAIELYNFGGQLVSHGTYNIESGRAILNLEKLPSGIYAVKINLETPEYIKIIKK